The DNA segment tcatcttaactaattacatctggaaagatctaatttccttttttttttaatgttcagtttttgagagagacagacagaacgtgagcaggggaggggcagagagagagggagacagaatccgaagcagctccacgttctgagctgtcagcacagagcccgatgcagggctcgaactcaggaactgtgagctcatgatctaagcccaagtcagatgcttagtgtactgagccacccaggcgccccaagatcttatttccaaataaaatcagattCTGAGATTCGGGGGGAGGGCATGACTTTTGGGTGGACACTATCCAACTTCCGACGCTGTTTACAATCGTGCTCTTTGTGTGTAGCTGTTTACACTCTTGGCTCTGATTGGTTATTGGCAATTTAGCAAACCTGAATATGTTGATCCTTGACACGATTACTGCACCTGCTGGCTCTTGCCACCTCAGCATTGGACTGTTTTAGAGAAGTTTTTAGAGAAGTGCAAGTGACACGGTTATTTTGACACTATTAAGATGTGAGCTAGACCTCACCAGGATGCAGGCATCCTTTGACATCTGGAATTCATAAAAagctatacaaaataaataaaataataaaataaaaaataaataagaataaatcataaaatagaataaaatagaataaaatagaataaaataaaataaaatagaataaaatagaataaaatagaataaaataaaataaaataaaataaaataaaataaaataaaacaaaaaaagctgtgcctgcttggctcagtagatagagcatgcaactcttgatcttggggtcgtgagtttgagccccacattggggatagagtttacttaaaaaaatgactaggggtgcctgggtagctcagtcagttggacgtctgactttggctcaggtcatgatctcatggtttgtgggttcgagccccacattgtgctctctgctgtcagtgcagagcctgcttcggatcctctctctctctgctccttccccactcacgctctatctctcaaaactaaataaatatttaaataaacaaaaaagaagctaTGGCCAGAACCGAGACATAATTTACAAACATAGTTGCTCTACAGTTCACACCCTGACTCTGTTATGCTTTACAACAGACCTGAACCAATATTAGAATcatagcggggcacctgggtggctcagttggttagccaTTTgcctctggatttcagctcaggccatgatctcatggttcatgagtttgagccctgcatcgggctctgtgctggcagtgtggagcatgcttgatattgtctctctctccctctctctgtccctctccagttcactctttctctctttcaaagtaaataaataagcttaaaaaaattacaaacggAATCATAGCAAACAAGCATATCCCTTAAGTATTTGCTAATGTTGCAATGTATCCAATCCCCAAGGTTATGTCAAAAGTCCCATAAAATGTCCACAGCACAGAGTCTTGCcatgcagggagagagagaaagctccaTCCATTTAATCattagagattttatttatatttatattttaatttatttatttacttttttttgagagagagagagagtgcacaagtgctagagggagagagagaatcttaagcagtctccacactcagagcagagccccacacggggctcaatctcacagcccccagatcatgacctaggcagaaatcaaaagtcagactcttaaccgattgagccacccaggcacctcccccattttatttttcaatttttaattaatctctatacccaacgtgtggctcaaacttactaccccaagatccagagtcacatgctccattgactgagcagCCAGGTCTCCCAAGTGCATCTTTGCACCATGTTTCTCTTCAACTTACCATGCCCAGTGTCCAGGAACGTTTGTGATACCCACTCCTATGTCTGTTCTGTTCTCAGTTCTTCCTAATGGCCCATGGATCCTTTGATGATGTTGCTATAAATCCTCTTCATCTCTTAGTTCACTTGTCTCTCTTAAGGAAGGCGTAATCATTCCTGCAGGTGAGGTGAGGTTTTAAGCATAGGCTCAGGCCCACCAAGTCCATATCTGGTCTTTTGTTCTTGGTGGTATTTCTCTGATAGGGTGAGACTCCCCATTCAAGATCCCTTGCGATTATGTCAGCCTCATTCGGGCCATCTTGAAGGGTCATGTAGCTTTCTTTACTTCCATGCAGACTTGGACCATTTCTGTCTCATGATGGCTGAAGTTGGGCTAATAggatgtgttttaattttatttttttaagtaatctctacacccaacatggggcttgaactcacaatcccaagatcaagagttgcatgctctagtgactgagccatccaggtgcccctaataagaTGTATTTTCGTTATTGTGAAATGTCCATGGGTCTATATCCGATCCTGGTTTGATCCAAATGAGGTGTTCACCACCTTAGCAATTAGTTGTGAAGTCAATCTGATAGGTTATGGTCAGTCTATTTACAGGTAAACTGGGTACACAGTGTCAGATAAATAGGATGGTTATAACGAAGTCATTGAGGGTGGTCAATGTAAatgctttgttgtttttaagtttactatgagagagagagagcaagacagagagtgcacacgtgcatgagcaggggaaggacagagagagagggagagagagaatgccacgCAGGTTCCATGCTATAAGTGCAGAGCCGGAATCAGGgttcagtctcacgaaccatgagatcatgacctgagccaaaatcaagagccacacacttaaccaactgagccactcaggtgccccaaagtaaatgcttttattctgaaagagataACGTAAGAATCTTGTACTTGTAGTTTTATTCCTCAATAATCTTTAATGTGTTTAAGCTTGATTATAggactgtattttttctttaagtaggctccatacccaataTGGAGTttgacctcacaaccctgagatcaagggtcgcatgctctactgagtcagccaggtgcccctagaggacTGTATTTCGGTTGTTTGAATAGCTCTAGGGTGTCAGGATAGTTGCTTATTATGTAATTTAGACAATTTATTCTGCCAGAACACTgttccattttctatttatttcaccCCAGGCTAGATTTAGGTGTTTCCTTAGTAACCCATTAAACTTTTTTACCATTCCTGCTTCTGTAGGATTATGAGGCATAAGATTTTCTTCTTACTGCCCTAGACTCATGTCCTTATTGTAATGTTTGTTTCCTGGCTTGATTCTGGGGCCCAGGGGGTTCCACAGATACTAAGTGTCTGTATGTCTGGTATTATGGATTTAGCATCTATGTAAACCCCAGTCCTGAGGAAGTATCCGCCACAGCCATTTCCTTTCTCCTAGTGACTCGATCAAGGCTCCAGCATGTTCTATCTACCAGATTCATTTTCTGCTAGCTCTTCAAATTGTGTGCCCCCTTTTCTATTGTCAAGTGACATAGAAAAGACTAGCAGATTTGACAATGTTTTAGTATGTGCTGTTTTAGGACTAACTCTCTCCCATCATCATCTAATTGATAAGTTTGTCCCCAACTGTCCATTTGCTTGGGGACCCATCTAGCTAGTATCTTGTCAATCAACCATTTTTGATGTTATCTTTCCAGttaatttatctactttttgaTTATATTTTGCTTCTCGAGTTTTACCTCTCTAGGTGCTGAGACATGATCTCCTAATGTGTCAGACTGTCAGACCTGATGTATGTTCTCCCATATTGGTTTTCTCCATACTGATTACCCATTCATGAGAcaattatttgttttccatttggggCACCAAATTAGTAGGCCATTGGCTACTGCCCATGGATCATAATTCAGGATAATTTCAGGATGTCCTCTGTGTAAGTTCTGACTTATTGGCAattgtacttattttattttttcatgtttatttaattttgagggggggaggggcagagagcaagagggacaaagatccaaagcaggctctgtgctgacagcagagaaccccacTGCCAGGCTCGAACtttcgaaccatgagatcatgacccgagccgaagtcagatgcttgaccgactgagccacccaggcgcccctttcttttttttttttttttttatgttttatttatttttgagacagagacagacagagcatgagttgggggcagggcagagagagagggagacacagaatctgaagcaggctccaggctcccagctgtcagcacagagcccgatgtgggtctttaACCtgtgaaccgtaagatcatgacctgagctgaagtcaggtgctcaacccactgtgccacccaggcacctcatattTTCTATAACAGGACTAGAAAGATAATTCAGTCTTTCCTCTAGCAGGATTGATCAAAATTAGttttttattggggcacctgcctggctcattcggaagagcatatgactctcaatcttggagttgtaagttcTAGCCTCAAGTTGGGCGTacagattgtttaaaaataaataaacaaacaaaaaaattagtttttgttagtgatcatttacatttttttcttcagctttgcattttattattgatATGCTTATTTGTGCCCTTAAGGATTGCTCTCAAACTTGGGTTAAATTCTACCCACTGTGAGCTGTAAGATTTGGGAGGATTTTCCATAGAATAGCTTCTGGCTTCATACATTTCAAACCTTATTTCTCCTCTAACACCCTCACACCTGGCGGGCCAGGCATGATAATGACCTCTGATTCTGTACCTTCATATCACAACACTGGGGAGGACAGCACAATGGGTGTGAAGGGCATTCCTGGAAATAACTTCGGAGCATccagaaataataaaactctACCTGGAAGAAGCTAGGACCTCATTAACACATCCTTCCAAACCCAAACCAACCTCCATTTAGCCAGATTACAAAAATGCCCATGGCATTGAAGCAAGGTGTGATGGAGGAGATGGGGTGGAAAGAGACAGCGGGCGGTCTGAACTGATGGTGGTTAGAACATCTTACTTCtgcaaattttacaaaaacataaaacccCACGCAAATAATGTGTCCTAAATCTTCAGCTTCACAGGCTTTGTGGTAAATCCGCTCCTGCTGAGGTGGACTTGGGTCCTCTCACAGTCTCCCCCAGGCCCAGCCTTGGACAGCACATACACAGTAGGGCAGAAAGGTAGCATCGAATGTCAGCTCTGGAAGGGACAACTGTTACAGAGCTTTGGGGACAGGGGTTTTAACTTTCTCAGAGAGTCCTGGGACTCTGAAGTGGAGTCTCAAGGCTTCAATTAGGGACTTCTTCAAACATGGTGCACCTTTGTTTAAATAGTAATGACATTAAGCGTCATCACCCAGCACTGGGCACCTTACTATGTAAAagacactattctttttttttttttttttttaaggttatttatttttgagagagagagaaagcaggggaggggcacagacagagggggacaaaggatccaaagtgggctgacagcagacagcccaatgcaggactcacacttatgaactgtgggatcatgacctgggccaaagttggatgatagactgactgagccacccaggcgcccccagacacgATTCTAAGTACTCCCCCTGTATCAACTTACTGAACTCTTACAACAAACCTAGGAAGTTGGAACTATCATTACCCtagtttacaggtgaggaaacagactcaaaaAGTTCCAGTTTTATATATTAATGTTCCATGTAACATACGttctgaaaaaaattgtttttctttaagattttatttttaagtaatctctacacccaacatggggctcaaatctacaatcctgagatcaagagtcacatattctattgactgagccagccaggcgccccatgaaaaaAACTGTTCTAATGACAAATTTTGGAAAAACCTGAAATGGTCCAAGCTCTTTCTTTTATACCTGGGGAAGTTAAACCCAGCAAAAGGGAAATCATATGCGCAATACTACCCACCTATTCTTGTTTTCTGGACTCCTGCTCTGCGCCAGGCGCTGTGCTATGTATGTCCTAGGGCTTCAGAGATCAACAAGACCCTTGTGGAACACAATTTTAGTCGGGGGCCAATGGATTATATACACAAGATATAAGTAAGCCAAATAATTCAAGTGAGTGCTGAGATAATAAAGGTGGGGAGATGTGACTGAGTGATAAGGAGGGAGAACACTAATTCAGATTGAGACCTGGTCTAGGAAGTGTGGTCtcaggaggtgacatctgagctgacACGTGAGTGACCTGAAGAAGCCAGCCATGGAATGCTATGGCAGAAAAGCATTCCAGGTGGGAGGGAACtgtgagtgcaaaggccctgaggtagaaatACTTTTTGGTAATAGAATGAACTCCTTTATCATTTGCTGCCTTTTTAGAGCCCTCAGAGTGGCCCTTGGATGTCCTGGGCTTCTCTCAAGCTCGGCCCTAAGATGCCGACTTGTCCAGAGAGCAGTAGGTCTCTGAGGCTGTGGGTGCCCCTCCCAGAAGCCTTGTGACTGAACCGGATCTGAGTTTCCTGGTTCCCATCTGGCATGGGGTAAGCAGACATCTTCCCCGCCTTCTTTCCCCAGGCTCCAGCCTCAGCCCCAAATCTCCATGGCAACTCCGGACACAATCCTGATCTGAAGAAGGATCTAGAGCACAAAGATCACTGTGAAGGGACCAGAGAGCTGGTGGACTTACCTCTCCTTGCTCCTCGTGTCCTGCCAGCCAGGTCCCCACAACCTGGTCTCCCCAAAGACCCCAAACCGAAGATTCTGCAGGTCTGCCCCACTGCTGGGCACAGCAGGGCCTGGATGAAGGCCTGTCTCCCGCAGCTGCCCCAAAGGCTGCTCCTGTTGGGGGCAGCTGCCCTGGCTGCATCTGCTCTGGAGACAGGTGAGCATGAGGGGCCTTGGCTCAGGCGGGCAGGAGATGTGGGTCCTACCACCCTTAGAGACTGTGTTTCCCCAAGATGGGCTGGGACCCCTTGACTTGGAGGAGGTTGGGAACCCCTGTGCCTGGTCTTGCTTAGTACCCCCCAAGTCCACCCCAAATCCCTCCAGAAGCCTGGAACTCCAAATCACCAGAAGCAGGGGtctggggtgtgtgggggggggggggggagcaatgGACAACACCATGGGCTTTGAGGTCAGACATCCTGTGTTCACACTCTCACGCCTCTTCTCACATTTCCACCCCTGAGATCACTGTTTCACCTCTCAGTGTCTGCagcagtaaaatgggaataagggCCCCTTAAGGGACTTTTATTATTGTGCATATGTGATAAATGTGCGAGACACTTagcgcctggcacatagaaaacaCTCAATTCACTCACTCTTGAAAACTCCCTCCTCTCCTGCGTGCCTCCGGGGCACGTCCTGGCTTTACTAGGTCCCGGCAGATTTGAGAAAATGCTCCCATATCCTGAGCCCTGCTGGTGAATTGCTTCCCCAAAGACCCACGTCCTGGCTGGTCCTCAAGACACGCTCATGCCCCTGCCATGCACCAGAAAAGCCACCTCCTCTTCTCTATCGTTGCAAAAACTCAGAGCTAGTTTGATTATttacacattatctcatttaatcctcacaacaactctgtaCCAATGAGGATGTTTTGGGATGTAAGTAAACAGATACCAAACTAATGCCCTTAAAaggacatttattatttcactcatgGGGCCATAGATAATTCCAGAAATGGTTAATTTAGCAGCTCAACCGTGTCAGTGATGCTGCAGAATGCTCATGACCTCATCTTTGCAAAATGGCTGCTGCAGCGCTGGCCATTGCATTCTCAGTCAACCACTTTCAcaagcaggaagaaagagggtCGTCATCACACagctctcccttttcttttccttttttttctttttttaatgtttatttatttctgagagagagagagagacagagcgagagtggggggagggggggaggggcagagagagagggagacgcagaatctgaagcaggctccaggctccgagctgtcagcacagagcccaacgtggggggttcaaacccacgaacctgggccgaagtcagacgcttaaccaactgagtcacccaggtgccccttttcttccttcttctttttgtttaatcAGAGAGGAAATCCTTTCTCAGGAGCCCTCAGCAAACCTtcaatctcattggccagaatcaGGTCACATACCAATCCCTAAACCCTGCAAATAGAATTAGGATCACAAAACCTGGTTTAGGCCAATGGCCAGGAAGGCTGGTACGTTGCTCCCTGGCAGCTGAGAGATACTAAGATTCTTCTAGCAAGGAGCAACAGGAAAAGTCTGTGTCTGCTCCCTCCTCCAATAAGATGCTAATTATAGCTAACGTGGGTGACACTCAAATGCCAAGCACTGTCCTGAGCACCGAATGCTTACATGTCCACAGTCCTTTAGTTTCAACTGCAAACTatgaaaagctctgaaaactgaaatTCCTTCTTAACTAATTTACTGGGACTTCCTGACTTGAACCGACAGGGGGCTGTTTCTTGTCTTCATTTGCCCTGCTTAGGGTTATGTATCCTTACACCTGCTCTAGCAAATGCGTTTGATCATGGAGGTCAATATCCTGCATATACACCACCATATCTTTCTAAACTCTGGAAAATTCTGAAATGAATCCTAGAGTTTTTGAATAAGAAATtgaggggggggcgcctgggtggctcagctggttaaactcacatcatgatctcacagttcctgatttccagccctgcgtcgtcgggctctgcactgacagctcggagcctggagcctgcttcggattctgtgtctccctctctctctgcccctcccctgctcgtgctctctctctcaaaataaacaaactaaaaaaaaaaaaaaaaaaaaaaaaaaaagaataagagctTGAGGACctgaatttaattatttaatcctcacaaaaattcTGAGATTGCGGAATCATTccattttaccgatgaggaaacgGAAGTTCAGAGAGGGTGAGTGACTTACTTGGGGGTCACACAGCGGGCAGGGCTCAGAACCAGGTCGCGCGGTTCCCGAATCCGTGCTTTTCCCTGCAGCCGACCTGGTGGACCTCTGCGGGCAGACGTGGCAGGGGGACGGGCTGCTGCTGCGCTCTCACGCCGCCTCGCGCAGGTTCTACTTCGTGGCCCCGGACACCGACTGCGGGCTCTGGATGCGGGCGGCGGCCCCCGGCGACAGGATCCGCTTCCAGTTCCGCTTCTTCCTGGTCTACAGCTTGGCCGCGGCGCCGCGGGCGCCCAACGCCTCCTCCCCGGAGCCCGCCGACCCGTGCGACCCCGGGTCCTACCTGCAGTTCTACGAGGGCCCGCCGGGGGCGCCCCGGGCGCTGGGGGCCCCTCTCTGCGGCCTGACCATCCCCGCCCCGGTGGCGTCCTCCGGACCCTTCCTGGGCCTCCGCCTGCTCACCAGAGGCCGCCAGCCCCGCGTGGACTTCGTGGGCGAAGTCACCTCTTTCCGGTTGGGTGGGTTGGGGCTGTGGGCCGGGACCCGGACCTCCAAGCTGGGGGCAGCTGAGGGCGGGGGGTCTACCCGCGGCAGCACGCGAGGCGCTAGAAGGTGAGGGCGGGGCCTAGGAGCAGGGCGGGGCCTGGGAGCAGGGCGGGGcctagggggtggggtggggagggggactggCGGCTGGGCTCGCGTCTGCACCGTAAGGGGGGCTCCAGACCCAAAGAGCCACCCCAGAAATCTGACTTCCAGGGACTTGTGCAGCAGACCTCCTACCagcccctgacacacacacacacacacacacacacacacacacacactgaccgCTCACAATTCTCACTCCCACAGGGCTCCCATACTCTCCCACATCCCACACCTCACACCCACACTCCCATACCCTGCACACGCATTCACTTGACCCACACGCATACGCCTTACGCCCAACACCCACACTCACGCACCCTGCACACTCACAACATTCATTCACACGACCCCCTCCTGCACACTCATTCACAagaccccccacccctcacacccAACACCCACATTCTCACACATTGTACGTGTGCATATAACCCACAACTTTGCACTCGTTTACACACCTCACCCACCCACGTGCCTCACATGCTGCACACTCACACATGTGGTTCCCCTCATACACACCTCACACACACGGTACCACTTTGCACGCTTAGATATGACTCACTCACACGCTCTCAAGTTCACACGAGGCTCCTGTGTCCTGGGTCAGCGCTTCAGATGATTGCAGAGGGGCCGAGTTAGGACTCTCGTGACTGAGTGACAGCCGCTTAAGCAAGGAAAGGGAACTGATCTTAATTAATAGTAATTTGTTAAGCATTGCCTTTGCCCCTTGCGTGCCAGATCTGTTTCTCCCGGCAACACCATGCCTGTCTTCTTGTCCTCATGTTTATGGATGGGAAACGGGCCCGGGGAAGTTAAGGCAAGTGCCCAGGTCTCCATGCTCACACACGGAGCGGTGGGGCTTTATGGCTAGAGTACGTCCTCTTGCTCAAACTGAATTCAAGACCTTAGTCCCGACAGGCCGCCCCGGATCGGAGACACTCACTTACGTCGCAGCAGAGGCTGTGTCCAGTGATGGTGAGCAGGTGAATTGACAAAACTCAGGATTCCAAAACCACAGAGAAGCTTTACTGCCAATTCTGGCAAAATATCCAGGCTGGag comes from the Acinonyx jubatus isolate Ajub_Pintada_27869175 chromosome C1, VMU_Ajub_asm_v1.0, whole genome shotgun sequence genome and includes:
- the LDLRAD2 gene encoding low-density lipoprotein receptor class A domain-containing protein 2, giving the protein MKACLPQLPQRLLLLGAAALAASALETADLVDLCGQTWQGDGLLLRSHAASRRFYFVAPDTDCGLWMRAAAPGDRIRFQFRFFLVYSLAAAPRAPNASSPEPADPCDPGSYLQFYEGPPGAPRALGAPLCGLTIPAPVASSGPFLGLRLLTRGRQPRVDFVGEVTSFRLGSCGAYFRCRTGRCIPWSLVCDRWGVDNCGDGSDQASWPPADCRGPSLVPSQARATDGHTSQPLTPSPALRSAGPLQMAAERSPLAGRALEEGDTAAPPGGMQLLVPT